In one window of Leptospira sp. WS92.C1 DNA:
- a CDS encoding TetR/AcrR family transcriptional regulator, whose product MAKDTRDLILKTSLKLFSDQGYHGTTMRQVAFKAGLSLGLAYRYFDSKEAILEGIIESHDKILKRYIPDEVVATTSRENLIALISDSIITLVKENEDYLRLYWNLMLQPKIHRLKRRNIHLVNMIFFETSKKTIKAIKPNYSEFEIKNLASTTIGYMINYLTNKKEFSLDDFRDYLVYTLKNT is encoded by the coding sequence ATGGCGAAAGACACTCGGGATCTCATCTTAAAAACATCCCTAAAACTGTTTTCGGATCAGGGTTATCATGGAACCACGATGAGACAGGTCGCTTTCAAAGCCGGTCTATCCTTAGGACTCGCTTACAGATACTTTGATTCCAAGGAAGCGATTCTCGAAGGCATCATCGAATCGCATGATAAAATCCTAAAACGTTATATTCCCGACGAAGTCGTCGCAACCACGAGCAGAGAGAATCTGATCGCGTTGATTAGCGACAGCATCATCACTCTTGTAAAAGAAAACGAAGACTATCTCCGTCTCTATTGGAATCTCATGCTTCAACCTAAGATCCACAGACTCAAGCGGAGAAATATACATCTCGTAAATATGATCTTTTTTGAAACTTCAAAAAAGACGATCAAAGCGATCAAACCTAATTACAGTGAATTTGAAATCAAAAATCTTGCATCTACTACGATCGGTTACATGATCAACTATCTCACCAACAAAAAAGAATTCTCCCTCGACGACTTCAGGGACTATCTCGTTTACACTCTGAAAAATACATAA
- a CDS encoding C39 family peptidase has product MQKELFGAFTSGDEYKYLRDAGYEFRVSGDSISGYRQIQSGDIAIDGNAMKAESYSPVLEFQYITIQTRFDPGNLSTTMLGDLNSTSFSANLVQNVRDSLSSMQEQMEKMFAEFQDKTAELQTLHAYNQQIQEYQETRFKEIKKNVVAAFQGLEPGFQKNFKPAMSGMKEYHTEASRYNFEEGSFGSQSSKMQSAFDGIRNAGGVYNGSRELKGSVNIKGIPVEVSYGMQDLLILSNFELGALDYDFNLKGTGTSFAQEQLTTINVKYQTYVQDVQQRIEEQAKANDAEKESKGFIFTIMNGMNTGSGSMSQRFTQSVQGELQSRVTGALAEATGLPASFVGALVGGSSMEDAFQAFQKQTITSEISKATGIPEWVISGQMDKMNQKKEEFYETQEFQMAVSVVAIVAAPFTGGASLAAAMAVNATIGAAQGAAGGGLEGALVGAVGGAVSGYVQSISGGSVNVGLSYSKENGFGASVSVGYGPAAVSVGVSEHGGATVGLGLQYKGLNAGLNYNSKTGSVDGNIGFSMEGGGSLALSYSEGSGVGFNAGLNSSKGIGANVGWSEKDGFGGGLSYGLPGEGKWSGTGANINWTQNGGTNIALTAGAGEKYGADGVSRGVVPGMNNAAKFGSGGTTAGTWSSEGGFQANKNFINDKWAQDYLADAEDRREDQENHNQHAGADVLSALGTRRREDEGSNVAVAQGEADVPNLLDSAFDAVGDAVGSAWNSVSGAVSSAWGNAKSALGFGPDKVVMMPIGDSSPFSSMNNFLEAYDNKTNGSGKFETKEQRILRESEAHQKLVDNFAGTDRAIQEKYGSRIASSDEVAAHYGNSKEAQAYMERSYFLKDDNGNIVGKILKDSAYENQTGAQFRDATRGINKSNICSLASSAGMLMSEGIPQRSPGQRFADELAGGFVERISSSEAQKPSGRITKTFEENVEIYSGGTKKGKHNDPEKNLEGAYTDSGRYGNNDKIKSLLDRGIPVMASTKLTSSGHITYIVGYDNSKSTWITHDPNGDKNRPNYGRQEPTAGRAIEYGQNTHGIGDRRIYWMENK; this is encoded by the coding sequence TTGCAAAAGGAATTGTTTGGCGCGTTCACAAGCGGCGACGAATACAAATATCTTCGAGACGCAGGATACGAGTTCCGAGTGAGCGGGGACAGCATTTCCGGTTACAGACAAATTCAAAGCGGAGACATCGCGATCGACGGAAACGCGATGAAAGCGGAAAGTTATTCGCCTGTTTTAGAATTTCAATACATTACAATTCAAACAAGATTTGATCCGGGCAACTTGAGCACGACGATGCTGGGAGATTTGAACAGCACGAGCTTTAGCGCGAACTTAGTTCAGAACGTGAGAGATTCTCTGTCGTCGATGCAAGAGCAGATGGAGAAGATGTTTGCTGAGTTTCAGGACAAGACCGCGGAACTCCAGACGCTGCACGCATACAACCAACAAATCCAAGAATACCAAGAAACCCGATTTAAAGAAATCAAGAAGAATGTAGTTGCAGCCTTTCAAGGATTGGAACCCGGATTTCAGAAAAATTTCAAACCGGCGATGAGCGGAATGAAGGAATATCATACCGAAGCGTCACGCTACAACTTTGAAGAAGGGAGCTTTGGATCGCAGTCGAGCAAGATGCAGAGCGCGTTTGACGGAATTCGAAACGCAGGCGGAGTGTACAACGGAAGTCGAGAACTGAAAGGTTCTGTGAACATCAAAGGGATTCCGGTCGAGGTCAGCTATGGCATGCAGGATCTCTTGATTTTATCGAACTTCGAACTCGGCGCGTTAGACTATGATTTCAACTTGAAGGGAACGGGGACGAGCTTTGCGCAAGAACAACTGACGACGATCAACGTAAAGTATCAAACGTATGTGCAAGACGTTCAACAGAGAATCGAAGAGCAAGCAAAGGCGAATGACGCAGAAAAAGAAAGCAAGGGCTTTATCTTTACGATCATGAACGGGATGAACACGGGCTCAGGAAGTATGAGCCAGCGTTTCACTCAATCGGTGCAAGGAGAACTTCAAAGCAGAGTGACGGGAGCACTTGCGGAAGCAACGGGACTTCCCGCTTCTTTCGTTGGAGCGCTCGTCGGCGGTTCCAGTATGGAAGACGCGTTCCAGGCGTTTCAAAAACAGACGATCACTTCGGAGATCTCGAAAGCCACGGGAATTCCGGAATGGGTGATCTCTGGCCAGATGGACAAGATGAACCAGAAGAAAGAGGAATTCTACGAGACACAAGAATTCCAGATGGCAGTCAGCGTAGTAGCGATCGTGGCAGCACCTTTTACCGGAGGAGCTTCGTTAGCAGCAGCGATGGCGGTTAACGCAACGATCGGAGCGGCGCAAGGAGCCGCGGGTGGCGGATTGGAAGGAGCGTTAGTCGGTGCAGTCGGAGGCGCGGTTTCCGGATATGTGCAAAGCATATCTGGAGGATCTGTGAACGTGGGATTGAGTTACTCAAAAGAAAACGGATTTGGAGCGAGTGTCTCGGTTGGCTACGGACCGGCAGCAGTGAGCGTGGGAGTTTCGGAACACGGAGGAGCGACAGTCGGATTGGGATTGCAATACAAGGGACTGAACGCAGGACTGAACTACAACAGTAAAACCGGAAGCGTGGATGGGAACATCGGGTTTAGTATGGAAGGCGGAGGCAGCTTAGCCTTGAGCTACAGCGAAGGCAGCGGAGTTGGGTTTAACGCGGGACTGAACAGCTCAAAAGGAATCGGAGCGAATGTGGGCTGGAGTGAGAAGGATGGCTTTGGCGGAGGACTTTCGTACGGGTTACCCGGAGAAGGCAAGTGGTCCGGAACGGGAGCGAACATCAACTGGACTCAGAACGGAGGGACGAACATCGCGTTGACAGCGGGAGCCGGAGAGAAATACGGAGCGGATGGAGTTTCTCGCGGTGTTGTCCCTGGTATGAACAACGCAGCTAAGTTTGGATCGGGAGGAACGACGGCAGGAACTTGGTCAAGCGAAGGCGGGTTCCAAGCGAACAAGAATTTTATCAACGACAAGTGGGCTCAAGATTACTTAGCGGATGCCGAGGACAGAAGAGAAGATCAAGAAAACCACAATCAACACGCCGGTGCGGATGTGTTATCCGCGCTTGGTACAAGACGGAGAGAGGATGAAGGGTCGAACGTCGCAGTTGCTCAAGGGGAAGCTGACGTTCCGAACCTCCTCGACAGTGCGTTTGATGCTGTCGGGGACGCGGTCGGTTCTGCTTGGAACTCAGTGAGTGGAGCCGTGTCAAGTGCTTGGGGAAATGCGAAGAGCGCATTGGGTTTTGGGCCTGACAAGGTTGTGATGATGCCGATTGGTGATTCCAGTCCATTTTCTAGTATGAACAATTTTCTGGAAGCGTATGACAACAAGACGAATGGTTCGGGAAAATTTGAGACCAAAGAACAGAGAATTCTTCGAGAAAGCGAAGCACATCAAAAGCTTGTTGATAACTTTGCAGGAACAGACCGAGCGATCCAAGAAAAATACGGCAGTAGAATTGCATCGTCTGACGAAGTAGCAGCTCATTACGGTAATAGCAAAGAAGCGCAAGCATATATGGAACGGTCCTACTTTTTAAAGGATGACAACGGAAATATTGTAGGAAAGATTTTGAAAGACTCTGCATATGAGAACCAAACGGGTGCTCAATTTCGAGACGCTACAAGGGGAATTAACAAGAGCAATATTTGCAGTTTGGCTTCCTCCGCCGGTATGCTTATGAGTGAAGGGATTCCACAACGAAGTCCGGGTCAAAGATTTGCGGATGAACTTGCAGGTGGATTCGTGGAAAGAATCTCGTCTTCCGAAGCACAGAAGCCATCTGGAAGGATTACGAAAACCTTTGAGGAAAACGTGGAGATTTACTCGGGAGGGACGAAGAAAGGAAAACATAACGATCCCGAAAAAAACTTAGAAGGGGCTTATACTGACAGCGGAAGATACGGAAACAACGACAAGATCAAATCGCTTTTAGATCGAGGCATCCCGGTGATGGCGTCTACGAAACTGACTAGTTCGGGGCACATCACGTATATCGTAGGCTATGACAACAGCAAAAGCACTTGGATTACTCACGATCCTAATGGAGACAAGAACAGACCCAACTATGGTAGACAAGAACCAACAGCCGGCCGAGCGATTGAATATGGTCAAAATACTCATGGAATTGGAGATCGCAGGATTTACTGGATGGAAAACAAATAA
- a CDS encoding IS5 family transposase (programmed frameshift) encodes MKSELGHLDIPEEIWKKLKRLLPKNTNDGSKGGRPRLDDRKAMAAIFYRVRTGVQWRYIPPMFGSKSTLHRRFQEWVEAGVFEKIEKEALELYERVVKIRTQRMAADGSFSRAPKGGPFAGPNPTDRGKRGIKRHILIDRRGAPVAFVIGPAGTHDSKLIFPTLNKFKVRRDNQYLKPKILSLDKAYSSRAIRDGLNRKSIQYRIPNKTNSKNPEYFTPLKPFRWTVERTFAWLNAFRAIKTCWESKKKNYVALMQLTCAIILLRMTNR; translated from the exons ATGAAATCAGAGTTAGGTCATCTTGACATTCCCGAAGAGATTTGGAAGAAGTTAAAACGATTACTTCCAAAGAATACGAATGATGGTAGTAAAGGAGGTCGTCCTAGATTGGATGACCGGAAAGCAATGGCTGCAATATTTTACCGAGTCCGAACAGGAGTTCAATGGAGATACATTCCTCCGATGTTTGGGAGTAAATCTACATTACATAGAAGGTTTCAAGAATGGGTAGAAGCCGGAGTTTTTGAGAAGATAGAAAAAGAAGCACTTGAACTTTACGAACGTGTCGTTAAGATACGAACCCAAAGAATGGCAGCCGATGGAAGTTTTTCAAGGGCTCCAAAAGGGGGGC CTTTCGCAGGTCCAAATCCGACGGATCGCGGCAAAAGAGGCATTAAAAGACATATTCTCATCGATCGGCGTGGAGCACCTGTAGCCTTTGTCATTGGCCCAGCAGGAACTCACGACTCAAAATTGATCTTCCCAACATTAAATAAATTTAAAGTCCGACGGGATAATCAGTATCTTAAGCCGAAAATTCTTTCTTTGGACAAGGCTTACTCAAGCAGAGCTATCCGAGACGGGTTAAATCGAAAAAGCATACAATACCGAATCCCGAACAAGACAAACTCAAAAAATCCAGAATACTTTACCCCACTTAAACCTTTTCGATGGACTGTCGAGAGAACTTTTGCATGGTTAAATGCTTTCAGAGCAATCAAGACCTGTTGGGAATCCAAAAAGAAAAATTACGTTGCATTAATGCAGCTTACTTGCGCTATTATATTACTTAGGATGACGAATAGATAG
- the atpB gene encoding F0F1 ATP synthase subunit A — MYLNQISVMTKKYIFFAFLVVFLQFPIFASGESSDKAFDLNEVIVHHLMDNPEFPLNFGGVRVFEGQAGFDPKNASIFTDHETGNRFHFVGGFDMHITKRVTMMWIVALLLFIIFIPAARIIAKNPLQVQSRFSNTVEVFVNFLRKDIVDESMHGHGHGYYHYIFTLFFFILFCNLMGLVPPVGEILVVGKDFGAALAIKAGWITPVPETLIEHAAHSSHDVPLIAKLWSGITVTGDISVTVSLAIITMFLIYLAGFLYQGPKFIWHSVPNGVPLPLYLIMWPLEFIVSPLAKTFALTVRLLANMTAGHVIILALMGFIFQSQSWGIVPISVIGSGLIYVLEIFVAFLQAYIFVLLTSLFVGMSMHRH; from the coding sequence ATGTATCTAAACCAGATTTCTGTTATGACAAAAAAGTATATCTTCTTTGCGTTCTTAGTCGTATTTCTTCAATTCCCTATCTTTGCGTCCGGGGAATCTTCTGATAAGGCCTTTGATCTCAACGAAGTGATCGTTCATCACTTGATGGACAATCCGGAGTTTCCTCTTAACTTTGGAGGAGTTCGGGTTTTCGAAGGACAAGCGGGCTTTGATCCTAAGAACGCTTCGATTTTTACCGATCACGAAACCGGAAACCGTTTTCATTTCGTTGGCGGTTTTGATATGCACATCACAAAACGCGTCACCATGATGTGGATCGTGGCTCTTCTTCTTTTTATTATCTTTATTCCCGCGGCTCGCATCATCGCCAAAAACCCTCTTCAAGTTCAGTCCCGTTTTTCAAACACCGTGGAAGTGTTTGTAAACTTTTTGCGAAAAGACATCGTGGATGAAAGCATGCACGGGCATGGTCATGGATATTATCATTATATCTTCACTCTATTTTTCTTTATCTTATTTTGTAATTTGATGGGACTGGTTCCTCCTGTGGGAGAAATTCTCGTCGTGGGAAAGGACTTCGGTGCGGCTCTTGCGATCAAGGCAGGGTGGATCACTCCGGTTCCCGAAACGTTGATCGAACACGCGGCACATTCCTCGCATGATGTTCCGTTGATCGCAAAACTTTGGAGCGGAATCACAGTAACGGGTGATATTTCGGTCACGGTAAGTCTTGCGATCATTACGATGTTTCTCATTTATCTTGCTGGGTTTCTCTACCAAGGTCCGAAATTTATCTGGCATTCCGTACCAAACGGGGTTCCTCTTCCTCTCTATTTGATCATGTGGCCTTTGGAGTTTATCGTTTCTCCTCTTGCAAAAACATTCGCGCTTACTGTGCGACTTTTGGCAAACATGACTGCAGGACACGTTATCATCTTAGCTCTGATGGGTTTTATCTTTCAGTCTCAATCTTGGGGAATCGTTCCGATTTCTGTGATCGGTTCCGGATTGATCTATGTTTTGGAGATCTTTGTGGCTTTTCTCCAGGCATACATTTTCGTATTGCTCACTTCCTTATTCGTGGGAATGAGCATGCATAGGCATTGA
- a CDS encoding IS481 family transposase, whose translation MTTVQKIIKNKVGLLKLAETLGNVSKACNVMGYSRDSFYRFQELYEKGGELALQDLSRRKPNPKNRIEPEKEEAVKKMAIDFPAYGQQRASNELKKKGIIVAPATVRSVWVRHDLETFQKRLKALEAFMAQGNSPVLTESQVQALERRKLEKQVEGEIETEHPGYLGCQDTYYVGTIKGVGRIYQQTFIDSYSKVAMAKLYDRKNALVAADMLNDKVIPWFEEEGLRLLRILTDRGTEYCGNREHHEFQLFLALEDIDHSKTKARHPQSNGICERFHRTIQDEFYAIAFRKKVYSSIEDLQKDLDHWIDSYNNERTHQGKYCFGKTPIQTFLDTKELAKNKYLDNLQFS comes from the coding sequence ATGACAACGGTACAAAAAATAATCAAGAACAAGGTAGGTCTTTTGAAGTTAGCAGAGACCTTAGGGAACGTCTCAAAGGCGTGTAACGTTATGGGCTATTCACGGGATAGTTTCTATCGTTTTCAAGAGTTATATGAGAAAGGAGGCGAACTCGCTCTCCAGGATCTGAGTAGACGTAAACCGAATCCTAAAAATCGTATCGAACCTGAAAAAGAAGAAGCGGTAAAAAAAATGGCAATAGACTTTCCTGCTTACGGTCAGCAAAGAGCATCCAATGAATTGAAAAAAAAAGGGATTATAGTAGCACCTGCGACCGTTCGTAGTGTATGGGTTCGTCACGATCTGGAGACCTTTCAAAAAAGACTGAAGGCTTTAGAGGCGTTCATGGCTCAAGGGAATTCTCCCGTATTAACCGAATCACAAGTGCAGGCATTAGAAAGAAGAAAATTAGAAAAGCAAGTTGAAGGTGAGATAGAAACAGAACACCCAGGATACTTAGGATGTCAAGATACGTATTACGTGGGCACAATCAAAGGCGTAGGAAGGATTTACCAACAGACCTTTATCGATTCCTATTCTAAAGTGGCGATGGCAAAACTTTACGATAGAAAAAATGCTTTAGTAGCAGCCGATATGTTAAACGACAAAGTGATTCCTTGGTTCGAAGAAGAAGGCCTTCGCTTGTTGAGAATTTTAACGGATAGAGGGACCGAGTATTGCGGAAATAGAGAACACCATGAATTTCAGTTGTTCCTTGCTTTGGAAGATATAGACCATTCAAAAACAAAAGCAAGGCATCCTCAATCTAATGGAATTTGTGAAAGATTTCACCGAACCATTCAAGACGAATTTTATGCCATTGCTTTCAGGAAAAAGGTATACAGCTCGATTGAAGATTTGCAAAAAGATTTGGATCACTGGATCGATTCTTATAATAACGAAAGAACACATCAAGGCAAGTATTGTTTTGGTAAAACTCCGATACAGACTTTCCTTGACACGAAGGAGTTAGCTAAGAATAAGTATCTCGACAACTTACAATTTTCGTAA
- a CDS encoding aldolase, which yields MKEQIDRKLIELRRTLVSLTGQYPICGLKGGTETEDMDADEIRILHLVAKDLVPVTVKIGGPEARTDIRMLVKEEIEGICAPMIESSYALKNFIQTLKSMLTPVAYGKVSKSINLETITGYKNLIEIADSRPFEDLDQITAARSDLSASMGMIPDDEEVMRVTKNIVYLSRERGKRTSVGGTITKSNFRKIAEIIGPDLINSRHVVVNVADSMKKNPEEVAEAMLFFEIELYDLFSVLKPEKAFSYKNRMETNRERIGARKVLYSIR from the coding sequence GTGAAAGAACAGATAGACCGCAAACTCATCGAACTCAGAAGAACCCTCGTTTCTCTTACCGGTCAGTACCCGATCTGCGGGTTAAAGGGCGGCACAGAAACCGAGGATATGGACGCTGATGAAATCCGAATTCTGCACTTGGTAGCCAAGGATCTCGTCCCGGTTACCGTAAAGATTGGCGGCCCGGAAGCACGAACGGATATCCGGATGTTGGTCAAGGAAGAAATCGAAGGAATCTGCGCTCCGATGATCGAATCTTCTTACGCACTCAAAAATTTTATACAAACTCTAAAAAGTATGCTCACCCCGGTCGCATACGGAAAGGTTTCCAAATCCATCAATTTGGAAACGATCACCGGTTATAAAAACCTGATCGAAATCGCGGATTCCCGTCCTTTCGAAGATTTGGATCAGATCACCGCGGCACGCTCGGACTTATCCGCTTCCATGGGAATGATTCCGGACGACGAAGAAGTGATGAGGGTCACAAAGAATATTGTTTATCTTTCGAGAGAAAGAGGCAAACGCACTTCCGTCGGCGGCACGATCACAAAGTCCAATTTTAGAAAAATCGCCGAAATCATCGGACCCGATCTCATCAACTCGAGACACGTTGTGGTAAACGTCGCCGATTCCATGAAAAAAAATCCGGAAGAAGTGGCGGAAGCGATGCTTTTTTTTGAAATCGAACTCTACGATCTGTTCTCCGTATTAAAACCCGAAAAAGCCTTTTCTTATAAAAATAGAATGGAAACAAATCGGGAAAGAATCGGAGCCAGAAAGGTGCTTTACTCGATTCGTTAA
- the atpE gene encoding ATP synthase F0 subunit C, which yields MDFGLGYIGVGIAAGVTILGAALGIGRIGGSATEGISRQPEAGGKIQTAMIIAAALIEGAALFALVIAYSAGDTLNKAVTATVANQAKASAPAATEEKGK from the coding sequence ATGGATTTTGGATTAGGATATATTGGTGTAGGAATCGCAGCAGGAGTTACAATTCTCGGAGCGGCTCTCGGGATCGGAAGAATCGGTGGCTCCGCTACTGAAGGAATTTCAAGACAACCAGAAGCTGGTGGAAAGATTCAAACTGCAATGATTATCGCTGCAGCCTTGATCGAAGGCGCCGCTCTGTTCGCTCTTGTAATTGCATACTCTGCCGGAGATACTTTAAATAAGGCTGTTACGGCGACCGTAGCAAACCAAGCAAAAGCTTCCGCACCTGCAGCAACCGAAGAAAAAGGAAAGTAA
- the lepB gene encoding signal peptidase I has protein sequence MNLEPEVKTDDSSLGEESPISSTLSFILIVILVFAFKSSVLDANNIPSGSMIPTLKIGDFLFVNKMRYSIRMPFTETELIRIDNPQRGDIVTFAPPLRALSLGDSRDGFFAKRYVKRVVGLPGDTIRITNRFLSTKKGNVNYSIIEYKEKGSNTFRGYDPVEAEDGEILNDLDNQYAPTRSLFQEKKPGFDHFVLEGYEEDRKRLDGYECNFSFGCEIPENQYMVVGDNRDDSHDSRAWGFVKREDILGKALVIYFSINWKDNVCEYKSGKELAEKGPQFAERYQGEELVQNCHPSEIGLMREESKAGWIERTLRYRLWRMEVRWNRIGSILR, from the coding sequence ATGAACCTGGAACCCGAGGTAAAAACCGACGATTCTTCCCTTGGAGAAGAATCTCCGATTAGCTCTACTTTATCCTTTATTCTCATCGTGATCCTGGTATTTGCATTCAAATCCTCGGTTTTAGACGCGAATAATATTCCATCCGGATCGATGATTCCGACCCTAAAAATCGGGGATTTTTTGTTTGTAAATAAGATGAGATATTCGATTCGAATGCCGTTTACCGAAACAGAATTGATTCGAATCGACAATCCGCAACGAGGGGATATCGTAACCTTCGCGCCTCCACTCCGTGCTCTCAGTCTCGGAGACAGTAGGGACGGTTTTTTTGCAAAACGTTATGTAAAAAGGGTCGTCGGGTTGCCGGGGGATACGATTCGGATCACGAACCGGTTTCTTTCCACGAAAAAAGGAAATGTCAATTATTCCATAATCGAGTATAAAGAAAAAGGATCCAATACCTTTCGAGGATACGACCCTGTCGAAGCGGAAGATGGTGAAATTCTCAACGACCTGGACAATCAATACGCCCCCACGAGAAGTTTATTCCAGGAAAAAAAGCCCGGTTTTGATCATTTCGTGCTGGAAGGGTATGAAGAGGATCGAAAACGGTTGGACGGTTATGAATGTAACTTTTCGTTCGGATGCGAGATTCCCGAAAATCAATATATGGTCGTCGGAGACAACCGGGACGATTCCCATGATTCGAGAGCCTGGGGTTTTGTAAAAAGAGAAGACATCCTTGGTAAAGCATTGGTGATTTATTTTTCCATCAACTGGAAGGATAACGTCTGCGAATACAAAAGCGGAAAAGAGCTCGCCGAAAAAGGTCCGCAGTTTGCCGAACGATACCAAGGTGAAGAATTGGTTCAGAATTGTCATCCTTCTGAGATCGGCCTAATGCGCGAGGAATCCAAGGCGGGTTGGATTGAAAGAACTCTGCGTTACAGGCTTTGGAGAATGGAAGTTCGCTGGAATCGGATCGGATCCATATTGCGTTAA
- a CDS encoding IS481 family transposase: MTTAQKIIKNKVGLLKLAETLGNVSKACNVMGYSRDSFYRFQELYEKGGELALQDLSRRKPNPKNRIEPEKEEAVKKMAIDFPAYGQQRASNELKKQGIIVAPATVRSVWVRHDLETFQKRLKALEAFMAQGNSPVLTESQVQALERRKLEKQVEGEIETEHPGYLGCQDTYYVGTIKGVGRIYQQTFIDSYSKVAMAKLYDRKNALVAADMLNDKVIPWFEEEGLRLLRILTDRGTEYCGNREHHEFQLFLALEDIDHSKTKARHPQSNGICERFHRTIQDEFYAIAFREKVYNSIEDLQKDLDQWIDSYNNERTHQGKYCFGKTPIQTFLDTKELAKNKYLDNLQFS; this comes from the coding sequence ATGACAACGGCACAAAAAATAATCAAGAACAAGGTAGGTCTTTTGAAGTTAGCAGAGACCTTAGGGAACGTCTCAAAGGCGTGTAACGTAATGGGCTATTCACGGGATAGTTTCTATCGTTTTCAAGAGTTATATGAGAAAGGAGGCGAACTCGCTCTCCAGGATCTGAGTAGACGTAAACCGAATCCTAAAAATCGTATCGAACCTGAAAAAGAAGAAGCGGTAAAAAAAATGGCGATCGACTTTCCTGCTTACGGTCAACAGAGAGCATCGAATGAATTGAAAAAACAAGGAATCATAGTAGCACCTGCGACCGTTCGTAGTGTATGGGTTCGTCACGATCTGGAGACCTTTCAAAAAAGACTGAAGGCTTTAGAGGCGTTCATGGCTCAAGGGAATTCTCCCGTATTAACCGAATCCCAAGTGCAGGCATTGGAAAGAAGAAAATTAGAAAAGCAAGTTGAAGGTGAGATAGAAACAGAACACCCAGGATACTTGGGATGTCAGGATACGTATTACGTGGGCACAATCAAAGGCGTAGGAAGGATTTACCAACAGACCTTTATCGATTCCTATTCTAAAGTGGCGATGGCAAAACTTTACGATAGAAAAAATGCTTTAGTAGCAGCCGATATGTTAAACGACAAAGTGATTCCTTGGTTCGAAGAAGAAGGCCTTCGCTTGTTGAGAATTTTAACGGATAGAGGGACCGAGTATTGCGGAAATAGAGAACACCATGAATTTCAGTTGTTCCTTGCTTTGGAAGATATAGACCATTCAAAAACAAAAGCAAGGCATCCTCAATCTAATGGAATTTGTGAAAGATTTCACCGAACCATTCAAGATGAATTTTATGCCATTGCTTTTAGGGAGAAGGTATACAACTCTATTGAGGATTTGCAAAAAGATTTGGATCAGTGGATCGATTCGTATAATAACGAAAGAACACATCAAGGCAAGTATTGTTTTGGTAAAACTCCGATACAGACTTTTCTTGACACGAAGGAATTAGCTAAGAATAAGTATCTCGACAACTTACAATTTTCGTAA
- a CDS encoding F0F1 ATP synthase subunit B — protein MLLLAAQEMDLLKVNPGLVVWTLVTFLVVVLVLKKFAWDVILKALDERADAVQNDIKKASELRSEAEALLKDYEARLNSAKDEANAVIAEAKSDALKLKTKLLEETNQEVKSQKDQAVKEIELAKGKALEQLQSQLVEMTITVAGKVLEKQLKAEDYKAFIETELDKLKKLSA, from the coding sequence TTGTTACTCTTAGCTGCTCAAGAGATGGATCTTCTGAAAGTAAACCCGGGTCTGGTAGTCTGGACTCTGGTTACCTTTCTGGTCGTAGTCTTAGTTCTGAAAAAGTTTGCCTGGGACGTGATTCTGAAAGCGCTCGATGAAAGAGCGGATGCGGTTCAGAATGATATCAAAAAGGCCTCGGAACTTCGTTCGGAAGCGGAAGCGCTTCTAAAGGATTACGAAGCTAGGTTGAACTCTGCGAAGGATGAAGCAAACGCGGTGATCGCGGAAGCAAAATCCGACGCTCTGAAACTGAAGACAAAACTTTTGGAAGAAACCAACCAAGAGGTGAAATCTCAGAAAGATCAGGCGGTGAAAGAGATCGAACTTGCGAAGGGTAAGGCTCTGGAACAATTACAGTCACAGTTGGTCGAAATGACGATCACCGTGGCCGGAAAGGTTCTGGAAAAACAATTAAAAGCGGAAGACTACAAAGCTTTTATTGAAACCGAACTAGATAAACTCAAGAAACTGAGCGCATAA
- a CDS encoding AtpZ/AtpI family protein gives MSEKNQEHRDSSGFQKEEKKEEEEKDASHWQFAGLGMEFGIIVIGSVYLGNYLDGKFHSSPFGLLGACLLGFSYGIYYIIYRTTLKKK, from the coding sequence ATGTCAGAGAAAAATCAAGAACACCGCGATTCCTCCGGATTTCAAAAGGAAGAAAAAAAAGAAGAAGAAGAGAAAGATGCTTCTCATTGGCAGTTTGCGGGTTTGGGAATGGAATTCGGAATCATCGTCATCGGCTCCGTTTATCTAGGAAACTATCTGGACGGAAAGTTTCATTCCTCTCCGTTTGGACTTCTCGGAGCCTGTCTTCTCGGTTTTTCCTACGGGATCTACTACATCATCTACAGAACCACTTTGAAAAAAAAGTGA